The following proteins are encoded in a genomic region of Chelmon rostratus isolate fCheRos1 chromosome 3, fCheRos1.pri, whole genome shotgun sequence:
- the LOC121604182 gene encoding uncharacterized protein LOC121604182, with amino-acid sequence MRGRPLAAKMKSVLSVCCLLSLLALSAAELLTGSSIHDEEPLVHLQLQQPEGDLFSCRCDTTEEHTSQSSSNDTPAPERAMCQPCTKPSSALETEEEPASTSEHEEEEEEEEAAPVEEDASAVDVTSDGEGAQEEETSQEEVEEEEVTSEEEAEAEPVEELESEEDQRVEEEEVAEEVASSEEEEEVAEVEEEEENTDETEEEADEEELSHEEEELTEPQEEVVEEEEPAAEAEETAEGAEGEEIQEDQEAAAEFVEEEEEEITPAEEEVAVVESEPEAESVELPQTEPEETQPEVTAEPEAEPEAISEPESEPGVTAEPEPESEPEPEPEPEPESEPEVAAEPEPESEPEVTAEPELESEPELESEPELESEPELESEPEPEPEPEVTTEAEPEVVSEPEVIPEPEPEPEVIPEVEPEPVAEDVAVEEEPVETTGAEAPVVEEAPVDGEEVTAEVPAQSQTKDREEDVSAGPALRDRSHIEDTLRLAAAEPSAEFSAAMKKLLNIYHTAIKPMEQAFKYNELRQHEVTDGEVTSKPMVLFLGPWSVGKSSMINYLLGLHGTSQGLYTGAEPTTSEYTVITHGEKFRTIEGIVMAADSSRSFSPLEKFGQGFLERLVGIEMPHKLLERVTFVDTPGIIENRKQQERGYPYNEVCQWFIDRADLIFLVFDPTKLDVGGELEMLFRQMKGRESQIRLILNKADSLTTQDLMRVYGALFWSMAPLINVTEPPRVYVSSFWPQDYAVDTSRDLFMKEEISLLEDLNQVIENQIENKIAFIRQHGIRVRIHALLVDRYLQTYYDKLGWFSDPYEVFQDIVNDPDKYYIFKSILAKTNISKFDLPNREAYQDFFGVNPVSSFKQLSYHCSWTGGCLLEKIERAISHELPALLSSVSKAADSPPPAKASPTPPPPLPGTCEGPGCEEKPKNRWRRQ; translated from the exons ATGAGGGGAAGGCCCCTGGCAGCCAAAATGAAGTCTGTGCTTTCTGTGTGCTGCTTGCTGTCTCTGCTGGCCCTGTCTGCTGCAG agcTCCTGACAGGGTCCTCCATCCACGATGAGGAGCCTCTGGTgcatctgcagctccagcagccagAGGGAGacctcttctcctgcagatGTGACACAACAGAGGAGCACACTAGCCAGAGCTCCTCCAACGACACCCCGGCCCCAGAGAGGGCCATGTGCCAGCCCTGCACCAAACCCTCATCAGCTTTAGAGACTGAAGAAGAGCCAGCTTCCACCTCAGAgcatgaggaggaagaggaggaggaggaagcagcccCCGTGGAGGAGGACGCATCCGCTGTGGATGTAACAAGTGATGGAGAAGGAGCGCAGGAGGAGGAAACTTCCCaggaagaagtagaagaagaggaggtgacatctgaggaggaagctgaagcagagcCCGTAGAGGAGCTTGAGTCAGAGGAGGATcaaagagtggaggaggaggaagtagCCGAGGAGGTTGCATcatctgaagaggaggaggaggtagctgaagttgaggaagaggaggagaataCTGAcgaaacagaggaggaagcagacgAGGAGGAGCTATCCCATGAGGAAGAGGAACTGACTGAACCTCAGGAAGAAGTTGTAGAAGAGGAAGAaccagctgctgaagctgaagaaaCAGCTGAGGGAGCAGAAGGTGAAGAAATACAGGAGGATCAGGAGGCAGCAGCTGAGTTcgtagaggaggaagaggaggaaattactcctgctgaggaggaggttGCTGTGGTTGAATCTGAACCAGAAGCAGAATCAGTTGAGCTTCCTCAAACAGAACCAGAGGAAACACAACCAGAAGTGACAGCAGAACCTGAGGCTGAACCAGAGGCCATTTCAGAGCCTGAATCAGAACCAGGGGTGACTGCAGAACCAGAGCCTGAATCAGAACCAGAGcctgaaccagaaccagagccaGAATCAGAACCAGAGGTGGCAGCAGAACCAGAGCCTGAATCAGAACCAGAAGTGACCGCAGAACCAGAGCTTGAATCAGAACCAGAGCTTGAATCAGAACCAGAGCTTGAATCAGAACCAGAGCTTGAATCAGAACCAGAGCCCGAACCAGAACCAGAGGTGACCACAGAAGCAGAGCCTGAAGTTGTTTCAGAGCCAGAGGTGATTCCAGAGcctgaaccagaaccagaggTCATTCCTGAAGTGGAGCCAGAGCCTGTTGCAGAGGATGTGGCCGTGGAAGAGGAACCAGTGGAAACCACAGGGGCAGAGGCTCCTGTAGTAGAAGAGGCTCCTGTTGATGGCGAGGAGGTGACTGCAGAGGTTCCTGCACAGTCTCAAACCAAAG ATCGTGAGGAAGATGTGTCAGCAGGCCCAGCACTGAGGGATCGCTCCCACATTGAGGACACTCTGCgattggctgctgctgaacCCTCAGCAGAGTTCTCAG CTGCCATGAAGAAGCTGTTGAACATATACCACACAGCCATCAAGCCAATGGAGCAAGCCTTTAAGTACAACGAGCTCAGGCAGCATGAAGTCACAG ATGGTGAGGTCACCTCTAAGCCCATGGTTTTGTTCCTGGGACCGTGGAGCGTCGGCAAGTCCTCCATGATCAACTACCTGCTGGGTCTTCACGGCACCTCACAGGGACTCTACACAG GTGCTGAGCCCACCACCTCAGAGTACACAGTCATAACACACGGGGAGAAGTTTCGGACCATAGAGGGCATCGTCATGGCAGCGGACAGCTCTCGATCCTTCTCCCCCCTGGAGAAGTTCGGCCAAGGCTTCCTGGAGCGGCTGGTTGGTATCGAGATGCCCCACAAGCTGCTGGAGAGGGTCACCTTTGTCGACACACCAGGCATCATCGAAAACCGCAAGCAACAGGAGAGAG GTTACCCCTACAATGAGGTGTGCCAGTGGTTCATTGATCGAGCTGATCTCATCTTCCTGGTGTTCGACCCCACCAAGCTGGACGTGGGCGGAGAGCTGGAGATGCTCTTTAGGCAGATGAAGGGCCGCGAGTCCCAGATTCGCCTCATCCTCAACAAGGCCGACAGTCTTACCACCCAGGATCTGATGAGGGTATATGGAGCCCTGTTCTGGAGCATGGCGCCCCTGATCAACGTCACAGAGCCACCGCGCGTGTACGTCAGCTCCTTCTGGCCTCAGGACTATGCTGTGGACACCAGTCGAGACCTCTTCATGAAGGAGGAGATCTCTCTGCTGGAGGACCTCAACCAG GTGATTGAGAATCAGATAGAGAACAAGATCGCTTTCATCCGCCAGCACGGCATCCGTGTGCGCATCCATGCCCTGCTGGTGGACCGCTACCTCCAGACCTACTATGACAAGCTGGGCTGGTTTAGTGATCCTTACGAGGTGTTCCAAGACATCGTCAATGATCCAGACAAGTACTACATCTTCAAATCCATTCTGGCCAAGACCAACATCAGCAAGTTTGACCTGCCCAACAGGGAAGCCTACCAGGACTTCTTCGGGGTGAACCCGGTTTCCAGCTTCAAGCAACTCTCCTACCACTGCAGCTGGACGGGCGGCTGTCTGCTGGAGAAGATCGAGAGGGCCATCTCGCACGAGCTCCCGGCTCTGCTCAGCAGCGTCAGCAAGGCCGCAGATTCGCCTCCGCCGGCGAAGGCCTCGCCGACACCTCCGCCTCCGCTGCCTGGCACCTGCGAGGGTCCCGGGTGTGAGGAGAAACCCAAGAATCGCTGGAGGAGGcagtga